In Melanotaenia boesemani isolate fMelBoe1 chromosome 1, fMelBoe1.pri, whole genome shotgun sequence, the genomic window AACAGTAGTAGAATGGCACAATATGATTTatgaaatatacaaaaagataaaaattgcAGTTAATTGAGGTACAAATTTAAGCAGAAAAGTGGACTGACCTTACAACACCCTCACTGTTAGCAGACTTTATATAATTGTATCAGTCATTGTTCTCTTGTAAATGCTGGAACAGAAATGAGAGCAATCTTTGTTCTGATGGACAGAGTTTaccttttattaaaatgtgaacTTGATAAAAGGaaggacagaaacatctttccagacctgcatggatcagCAATATCACTACAATAGTTTGAAgtgaattttaaagttttcataTTATTCATCATTTAAATCAATGTCATGCAGCCACTGCAAGTATAACTACTACTGTTATGTAAGGCTGTTAACCTGACGTTAGCAAGAAGCTATGCAGCtgtgctaatctagttatatgctagcactagattagATAATTAATTTGAGATAATGTGTTGAAACTACGTGATGGGTGTGGAAGGAACAAATCTAATTGTTAGCCATTATAATATTAACacttattaatatattaaaaaattatcAACATAAAGCATTACCTATGATGCACCACTGGAGAAGTTCCTGAACTAATAACTAAACCTTAATATCAGTCTTGAGGGTCTGCCTATGTATGTGTCAGTCTCGGAGAGATATGACATACACAGAGCAGATAATGTGATAGGAATCCCAGCACTGACCTTTGTAACCAGCATTTatcacaaacacagtaataacaCCTTAAAGATATAattatacttttattaaagtaaagcacAATGATTACCAGTCAGTTTTACtttagttaataaataaaaactttaacacACTATATACAAATGTTAGTAACTACAACGACAACAATCAAATGCAGATTATCTTCATCCACATCTTCATCTTTGTCACGTTACTGAAACAGTAGAAATTGTGAAAGACTATATGCGAGTCTTTAGGGCATGTTAGGTGGTTGGAACAAACTTTAGAGTGATGCATTCCTGCCACCAAATAGTGTCTGAAACCGATGTCAGCTCAAGTCAGAGACTCTggacttagcactgcccacttgtAGGGTTGTCAAGAAAATCGATTCTAAAATTTAGTATCCCGTTAGATATGAATTAGCACACATATCAATACTTCAATACCACTTTGGCATCTGCAGGTTCATGGAAAAAACCACCCGTGGATGCTGCAAAGAATGCGCGATGTTGCTAGCACCTTTAGCCAGCGTGGCTTTCTTGTGCATCTCTGTAGCGGCATGCTGAGTCAGGTCATTCTCATCTTCATGGCCGATAGAGAATTCCCAGCAGCATGAAGTGCAGAAAGCTTTAGTCATGTCACCGCTAACAAGCTTTACCCAGGTCCTTTTTGCCTCCCACTGTTTATAATAGCTGCACAGTCTTATCTTTTTCACAGGTTTATCCATATTCCCCATTTACAAAACATTCGAAAATCCGCTCTACAATCCGACTTCACTCAAAGTTTTAattatgggtgccaatgctgtAAGGCATTGGCAACATATTgctattgcttttttttttccgctCAAAACTTTGGCGGCTATCTCCCATTACAGCTTTCACTCTACCCCCACAAAAGTTATATCGATCTGTGCGTCTCGATCGGGACATGTGTGGTATGACTTTTCTTGTACAAAAGTCTGGCGGTTCTTGAGTAAATCGCCATAAACCGTGGTTTTTTGGAGACGTGTTttcccataggaatgaatgggatttgGCTCTGAGAAGCCCGAAAAACATAGGTCACTTTGGAAGCCTACAGCTCAGCCATATCTTcacctagaaacaccattcaaagttTGAACGGGTCACGAAAGATAAACCTATCACTGGTCCGAAGGGCATTTTCATATCTCTTACAGTTTGTTCACAATTACTGTTGAAGTTTTAGCAAAAAGTGCCAAAATCCTCTCCCTCTGCCTCACTCTAGCTTTTGCTTCAAAAAGACATgcttaaacaaagttctctcACGGCCATTACTAGTTAATGTGATTGACACCTGTTAGTCATCTGAAGCATTGAATCTGTAACCTGTAGAGTTGGATGACCATCTAGTGGAGTGTTACAGCAGCGTAACATCCTTATATGCCAGAGGCAAAGACAACAAGCAGCAGAAAAGAACACTGTAAATAAGTACACTAACCACCACAGTAAGAACACTGTTCGAGACTGTATGAAGAATATCTCTGCATGAACTAAAAGAGCTTTAAAATAAcgcatttattttaaactgttattgtcttatatttattaatatatttctgtTGTATTGTTTAgattgtgttgttatttttatgtagtGCTGACTTTGATAAGTATCGACATTGAAATTTTAATATTGTGACAACCCTACCCACCAGTGGAGGAAGCCTAACAACCAAAcagacgcatggaagtatgaggactgCGACGTGTGACGTTTGAAATGGTCGTCCCTATTTATGtttgtaagggagcataaatgggccaaGCAGCTGTCTTCGAGGGAACTTTTTTTGTCTAAGAAGGAAGGTTCCTGCAGGTCCTGAATTGCTTCAGGTTTTGTCCTCTGGTGAGGCCGGCCGTTCCTTGGAGCCTGGGGGAGGGGGAGGTGTTGATCCTCCAGGATCGAATTAAGTGTGATCCCATTAGACAGGGTTCCCGCGGGGTcttaaaaagtctaaaaatgtctttaatttaaaacttaaaatttaaggccttaaaatgtcttaaaaacgACAAGATTTTCATCCAAGGTCTTAATTTTAATCTTGTCAAGtcttaatttttcattaatattcaTTGCAAGGAAGCGTTGGCCGCATAAAATGAGAGTAAAATCAGAAGTTGATTCTGCATTATCGGTCTTTCAAAGAGGCTTGGATAGCTACCGGTGTTGGTACGTCACGTGGCAAATAACACCCAATCTCGCGATAACTGCAGGTCTGTTTGACGCCATGTTTCAGATGCCTGCGCATTCAATCACTTCGGATTGTTATCGCTAAAAACATgggaaagtgtgtttttaacGAGGCCTGGCTTGAAAACAGCGATTTTCGCCGCTGGTTGCAAGCAGTTCCCACCAATCGATACGAAGCTCACTGTAAGCTTTGCAAGAAGACCATCCAGTTAGGGACTTTAGGTGTGAAAGCGCTGGAGTCTCACTCCAAGGCGGTCAAACACCAGCTTGCTGCGAGAGGTCTTCAGAAGGCTCAAGCTATGACCCAATTTTATACGCCCTCTTCTTTGTCAGTGCCCGGTCCCTCCACACTCCAGCGCAGTGTCACTCCCTCTTCGTCTGCTGACCTTCGAGCTACATTCGGTTCCACTGAGACATCCAAATCGGAGGTGCTTTGGATTTTGCATTCAATTACAAAACACCTGTCATACAACAGCAGTTCTGATATTAGCAGCATTTTCCAGACAATGTTCCCCGATTCTAATATTGCAAAAACCTTTACATGTGGACCGAACAAGATTGCATATATAGCGAGATTTGGTTTGGCAGACTTCATCAAGAAAGAGCTGACACGCACATTAACCGGTCCGTATGTGTTAATGTTTGATGAAAGCCTCAGCGCAACCACAAAATCCAAACAGCTGGATCTGCATGTACGGTTCTGGAGCAATGGAGAGGTGCAATCAAGGTACATGGGCTCTCAATTCATGGGCCATGGGACAGCAGAGGACCTACTAAAACATATAGAAGTAAGTCAAAATTAATTTACTAATGTTTCCCTCTGGAACAATAAAGTAGCTAGCTAGCTATGTATGACACATTTTGTGAAAACATGTCgtgcctttgtttttgttgttaccATTTATCTTTAGCATGGCCTTTAAAAAAGTTGGTTTCATTGggatattaaattaataatgaatGAGATGTGATggggttagaaaaaaaaaacattttttttgtgtgtgttcaggaaGAGGGTGGCCTGGTGAAAAGAAATTTCTCAGACTTTCTgtaatgtgttaattttataATTCAGTCATGTCACCAGGCAAGGTTGTAGTTCAGTAAATTCATGTTGTTAAATGCATAAGATGTGTCTGTGTGGTTATTAATGACTGATGCCcatatatctttttatttctctttattttcaataaGGAGTCAATGCTTCAATTGGATCGCAGCAGGCTGGTTTCAGTCTCCATGGATGGGCCCAATGTCAACTGGAAGCTTCTGGATCTACTCCAGCATGACCATGCAGAGAAATATGGGGGTGCACAACTAGTGTCTGTAGGCAGCTGTGGTCTCCACACACTTCATAATGCCTTCAGGGCCGGATTTTCAACGTGGCACATAGATAAAATTTTAAAGGCTATGCACACTCTTTTCCACAATACCCCAGCAAGGAGGGAGGACTACATACAAGTCACAAAATCCACACTCTTTCCTAAGCCATTTTGTGGCCACAGGTGGCTTGAAAATCTCCCAGTTGTTGAGCGGGCTCTGGCAGTCTGGCCAAATCTTATGCTGTATGTGGAGGCTGTACACAAAAAACAGCTCCCAAATCCCAAGAGTGCATCTTTTGACACTATAGAGGCAGCAATAAAGGATCCCCTTACCATTGCGAAGATGCACTTTTTCATGACTGTAGCCCGGACCTTTCACCCATTCATGAAGAAATACCAGACTGACGAACCTGTGCTGCCTTTCTTTGGCAAAGACTTGGCTCAGTTGATTAAGGTGATTACAGTATTTGGTAGTATCATCTATTGGCTTAAGTGTCTCAGCATcattcatgtttgtttattcatcTGGCAGGTGCTTCTATTCAATTCACATAGTCAATGTATTTACCACTTTGTTAGTTGCTTTATTTATTGAGTTAAATACTTATTAGCATTAGTAGAATTAGAATACAATAAAGTCAGTGTGCACAAGAAAAGAGAATTGCATAGGCTAATAATGCTTTTTGTCTACTAACAGAGTCTACTGAGACGCTGTGTCAAGAGAGAGGTCCTGCAAGACATCACTCCCCTTCAACTCACCAAGCTGGATCTGGCTGATAAGAACTTGTTCCTCCTCCCACAGAGGATCGACATTGGTTTGGGTGCTGAGGCAGCTCTCAAGGTATCATGGTTGTCAGAGTGATGTGTGGAGTTTGATTAGAAAACACTGGactaaatttattaaaacaagcCAGATGCTCAAACACCCTCCTCATTTTTAATGTGTACAACAGGAAGAATTTTAGCCATTTGTTATGTTTGAGATACCTCAGATACATccatgaagaaaaatatttttcacctGCCTGCTTCCTTCTTTAAAGCAGTGCATTTTGGTTGCTGCTCCCCACAGTGATGCTTAGAGCCACACAGATTAAATTTAATAAGCAAATAAGTTTCTGCTGAGATATCCCAAACGCAGCAAGTGGGGACCTCATTGCATGAAGTCACACAATTGGACAATGATGTGACTGCATGTCATGTGGTAGTCTTAAATTAAACTTCCTTTTTGACATCACTGACATATATTTTGTATCATATATTCCCCTGTCCAGGACAGCAAAAGTGCAGAGTTAAAGCTCCTTGTGTTTAGGAGGGATTGTGTACAGGGACTCTCAAGCATCGCAAGAAAAGCACAGGAGAAGAGCCCCTTGAAATATGCAGTTGTTAGGCAGATGGAGTGTCTGGACCCGTCTCTCATGTTCAGGAACCCAGACAAATGCAAGAATCAGATGAAGTCTCTCGTTCAGACATTCCTGAAGGACAAGCAGCTGGCAGGAGGTGTAACTGCTGGTAGGGACAGTTTTAGAAGGGGTTATGAACCAAAGTGTGAATACCATGCTCAACTATCCTCAAAATTTTTTTAGACGTAATGCAGAGCATTACCTTTTTAGTTGCAAACGTTTGCTCTATATGACCCCTTTCTCATCTATCAGGGTTTAGTTTAGCATGCATGTCTCACACTTTGTCATTCCCTCTTCTAATGGTCCTGCACCTGTTCTGTGTGCAGTGGCTCGTATGTCTTGAATAAGTTCCATAATTCTAagtagttttttgttgttattgcagTCACTTAGAGATTAAGAGTTGGTTTGAGTCTCATTGCCTGCAGGGGTGTCACTATGTTCAGCCATGACTGTATCCGTTTAcatatttgacttttcttttttcactcacTTTATTGTAGGGGAGGCCATTGTCCAACAATTTGAATCTTTCCTGTCCGTTGAGGCAAGGAATGAAGAATTTCTCGACTTCCAGCCATTTGAGAAACGCCTAGACACCTTCCTGCATGGGAGATTAAGCCGGCCTTACCCAGCTGCTTGGGATTTTTGCCagaagttgctgctgctttcACATGGCCAGGCCTCTGTTGAAAGGGGCTTTTCTGTCAACAAGGAGGTGGAGTCTGAGAACATGCAAGAGGACACAATTGTCACACACAGGCTCATATGTGACTATGTTGCAATGCATGGGGGTGTCACACAGGTTCCCCTCACCAAGGAACTCATGGCAGCTGTAGGTGCTGCCCGGTCAAAATACAGACTCTTTCTGGACCAGGAGCgaaccagaaaagaaaaggaatcccagagccagaaaagaaagcaaactgAGGAATCTTTGGAGGAccttaagaaaagaaaaacaagcttgGAGGAggtgtctgtctgtcttgcCAGGGATGCAGATGCCCTTGCAGAAGAAGCCGAGGGCAAGGCTGGCTCCAAAATGGCTCAGCTTCTCTCAAAGTCAAATGCCCTGAGACGGGCGTACAAAGAAAAACTTGCCCAACTCAAAAGTGTTGAAACTGAGATTGATGCTAAGAGGGATGAACTGAGACGAATGTAGGGTGATGTTGTATGTAGATGCAGTGTGGTAAAGTTACTTTGTTAAGACACTGGTTAAGAAgataactgtttaaatattttcagttttattattgaattaattaaatttgttttgtttaatgtaatCTTCgataagtaaacaaataaaagttttgaATTTCTGGGatcatttacatgtttctgGATGCGTCGTGTTGGTCTAAAATTTCATTCACAATGGCCTTAAAAGGTCTTGAAAAGGTCTTAAATTTAACTTACTAAAACCTGCAAGAACCCTGATTAGAGCTGGCCAGAAGAGTAGCAGATTAAAAAAGTCCTTGGGGTTTATCCTGAACTTAGAGGAAGTTGGTGTGAGTGGCAACCTTGAAAGGATGTTTGTTCCCTTTCACAGTAAAAGATTCAGTTTAAAGAGCTCATGACATCAGCACATAGTTTGGTTTGTGTGGTGGAATCATCAGCCAATCCAGTTCAGAAGAGTGTGGTGATGCTGAGGAATATGAGGGCATCATACTGTACAAGGTCAAACAGTACAGAGTGGACTTCATGCCAGACTCTGAGGCGTAGAGTTGAGGTGGAACGTAAACACGACCACtgcagcagcaaacacacagcaggaaaacacaGGTTGGTGTGTCCTTGTTGCAGATGCTACAGACAAGTAGTTTgttcaaaattaatttatttaaacacgATTTTCAAAATCATAGCAGTATATTTATagtaaaaggaaattatttagTCTATCTGATACCAAGATAAGGATACTGTGTAAAAAATTACGTTTGAAATGACTGTAGCCTGATTGTTATAAAGTAGACATTAAATGACTGTATCTTTGCTAGTAATCTGaccagaatattttttttaacactaaaacGGCCAAGGTGGACATTTTCACCGTTTTGAAATTTGCATTTTCAAtaattttgtcaaataaaatcatgaggGGTAATTTGCTATGCAGTAAGCAGCAAAACAACCAAACAGTGCAACAGTCACtcggaaaaaacaacaaatatctaaatataaaaaacagaggaaatatgATAGTTTCTACTTATTTCGACCACAGGTGGTCATTTTGATCGCTCAGGATTTTGTGCTGTTCTAATTTTAGATTTGGGATCAGATCATGTGGAAGTATTGTAAAGGCTGGTATGCAGAGATAGATTGATGCTGTATTTTACATCATACTGGACCATGTAGGAATAAATGTCCACATCGTCTTCCAGAAGTGCACTGAAATGCAGAGTTTCTACAGCAGCTGGCATTAGAACAACTGGTGGCGTTTATGAAGGGAAACATGCCTGAATGGTGGCGACATTGTGGTTATAACTATTTTATGCAAGCGTGCTTGTAACTATTATTTAGATCATCAGGAATGACTTTTTGGTTTGTGAAACATGGccaaaatgtcaaaatcatGGCGTGAGCACTTTAAATCCACAAATGAGGGAGTTGGCTCTGTGTTCCAATGTGTTTTTACTGAGTGTATTTAGTGGCTCCACATCAACTGagttaatcaagattttcacaaaATCATGATTTTTCACACATGCGTGCACACACCGTTAAGTACTCTGGGGGATAAATCCCACCTCTTCTAAATAAACATGCTCATGCATACTCCAACTGACCATATATGGTAGCATCAGTACGTTTAAGAATGCgtgaatggattttttttctctccaaaatCATGGCAAAGAAGTTGAAGAGGAATTTGTCAGACACCAAAATCGAAGTACTCGTCGAAGAAATTGAAACGAACTAGAAAATACGATTTGGAACAAATGTTTCAAAAAATGGCTAACAGGCagatttccagtccagtctgttcaGCTGAACTCCGAGGTACTGGTATAatcatctgttttgtttgtgatcAAGATAaggtgattgtttctgctccatctcacaaactgactgacagttctctgtactcagcttcttctccatcactgatactccccacagctgcagagtaatcagagtatttctgcagatgaccgGACTCAGAGTTGgattggaagtctgaggtgtacagtgtgagaAGAAATGGTAAGACAACAGTCCCTTGTGGAGTTTCAGGTCTGCTGACCACCacttcagacacacaacctttcagtctccaTGCcgtggtctgtttgttagctCGTCAGAAATCAGGGAGCaaatccacctggaatttatggagcttttcacataacagagcagctgaattgtaTTAATAGCACTTgggaaatcaaagaacatgatcctcaaagtgctgcctgactgatCCAGATGAGactgggctctctgaagcaggtagaagATGATTTCTTCAATCCGAAGAACATTACGATAAGCGGACTATAAAGGGTCCTGAAAAGTGTTGACCTGCTTATTTAGTGAAGCCTGTAAAACCGTAAACTATGGTGTAAATCTGATAAACTCTACTTGTAgattaatatgaatatttagTTCCATCCAGTATCTGTATCACTtcatccattaagggtcgcatGAAAGCTGGAACCCctcccagcatttagcaggtgagaggcaggtacacctggacaggttgccagtccattgccAGGTTgccagagagacagacaaccacttgctcctagggagaatttagagtgaccaattaacctaacatgcatgtctttggacgattggaggaagctggagaacccggagagaacccacacatacacggggagaacatgcaaactccacacagaaagctctgcttctggcttacaaaacaataacccaaacggctccggtctacctccactgattaatccagagctacactccctctccacagttacgctctaccagtgaaagacgcctagtgctcccaccacaacgtggcgcaaaatcagtagctagactcttctcctctgttgttccccggtggtggaacgatctaccaaactccgtctgatccgcagagtccttatccacttttaagagcaagctaaagactcagttgtttaaggagcatttccacctttagcttaactaaatgaattagaaagatttgtccagctctttggctcaaccaagtactgaagaagctgtgtgcacttatgcccaagtcgatactgtgtgatgaaatcgtgatcttgtatttaaataaaatgactaaataaatgaataaactaatgactaataaaatgaaaaaaaaaaaaatttatatgcactgcctctagcactacatgacagcacctgggtccaactggactcaaatcagtctgactatcacttaattatgacgtcccatcttgtttgaattcatgcttgtgttgttcttactctcaaatgtaagtcgctttggataatagcgtctgctaaatgactgtagaatagaataggctgctgtttgaacctcccctcagccaaggctcgaaccagcaaccttcttgctgtgaggccatgTGCTAACCACCaaaccaccgtgcagccctaaaatttagtttattttgttaattgttttgtATAATGGTATAATGTGTTAGACCTGAATGTTCATCATGTGTTTCAGATGGATCGCGACTCAGCTGGCAGTCTATgctggaataaagcagaaagTCCATCTGAGAGCAGAGGAAAACCCTGTTCTGGAAGTCTACTACACCACCCGCAGCAGGAATCCTGTTCAGGTAAATCCATACAGCAGCTCTGTCAGcgtttcaataaaaatgttattcttCAAGTCAGAAAAACAGATGGTTGAGAATTCAGGTTTATCTCTACAGCCCCAGTTCATGAAATCAGAGCAAAGCACTTAGTTCTATCCATCATATGATCAAAATTCCTCCATTTTATAATAGCTGTGTTCATACTGATAATCACCGAGCTAAGGAAGCCTCTTCCTTTGGACAAGCTTCCGGTGGTGCTGCCCTGCTGGCGACCTGGGTCAGACTGCCGCCATCAGCTGTCCACTAAGTCTGCAGGCTTGTCTTCCTTCTACATGAAGAACTAAGAGCCAAAAACAAATGTCAGATTTATAAATCAACAGGTTGTAAATGAGTAGGATGGGCTGCTGGACatgtttgataaaaataaaaacatactctaaaaaaataaaaacatactctGATATAGAAGAATCAGCAAAAACTTTACATAAGTACAATCTGAACAATTAACGAGGTGTTAGCCAACGCTATCCCCTGAAGCCTTCAACACTAAAGCAGAACGTCCAACTCTGTGAACATAGTTAACAATCCTGACTTGACCTTTTCAACGAGTTCTTGTAGCAGCCTGGTTTTATTCCTGTTGGTCGTCTTGGTAACTGTGCAGGTTCATGTACATGATGAATGCCTCTGTGACGATCTCGTTGGAGCAGGTCAAGTATATGACGTTTTAGCTTTTAAACTGCAAATGGATCTAGTTTAGTtattgaaaacaaattaaaccatGAGTGGCATCAATTAAACCAGTTCAGTGTTAGTATTTGAATGGGCCCCGGGGCCACTTTCACCTGGAAAAACTGGGTCCAAACGTCAAAATGGTTTAGAAGCCCGGATTTAACATGCTGAGAAATGCAGTGGGGTGTGTGTCACAGCTGTCTCTATAAACTGAGCTGGAAAACTGAGCTGCGTTCACTGAGGGGGGTAATTTCTGACAAAAAATAACATCCTCCTTAACTGAAGCCAGAACATTTAttccatgtgtgtttatttccagGCTGACGTTGACGGACTGTCCAAGAAAAGCAGTTTGTCAGTGAGACAAGTTGAACGTTGGTTCAGAAGAAGACGCAGACAGGACCATCCCGGAGTCCTGAAGAAGTTCAGAGAAGCCAGGTTACTACTCTGTGTGTGAGGTAGGATGGGTTGTGGAGAGTAGGATGAGTTTGTGGGACTATTTctattcttcttttgtttttaaaaatttttaaattatttaaaaaaagatattttaaaaaatgtctaaattggtgaattaaaaactttaaaaatacttgttttaaaacattgaaAAGAGTTTCTTGTTATGGACTCACCCAGTTTGTTATGAAGACTGGTTCTGATGGGATCCTTTTGTGTTCATGCTTCGAAGTGTGCTTCGAAATATCCAGGAAGTGTTTAGTGAAGTGAGTATCAAGGGTGGTATCGTTCATGGAGAGTGATTCATGAAACCCTGCTGTGTGCAGCGCTTCAGGAAGTGGTTCAAACACTGGTGCATGTGTTGTACTGATGGATGTCCAGCTCTTTTAATTGATTTGGCTCTTTTTTAATCTCACTTAGAAGAGCTGACTATTTACATTGAGAACCACAACAATAGAACCCaaacaataaatcaaattaTATTAGCTGCATCATAGACATAATAAAGGATAGACGCCGCATCAACCGCTACTGTTACTAGCCCTGACGAGCCGTAGCGCCGCCATCTTGGACCGGTACCCACTCTACTAATGACTGGCGCAATCAAGTGTCTGCGCATGAAATCAATTTTAACTGAATGCTTAACTGATGTTCAAGCTTTTTTTCCGATTTGGTCCAAATTTCATACATGTAATTATGATACAGAACAAAGGATTTAGCCTATCTAATATTAATTACCGCTAATGTAAAATTCTGATAGataaagtatgtgtgtgtgtgtgtgtgtgtatagaaaaacctatataaaattataaacacacccacacagaaatatatatatgtgtaaatatatatatatatgtgtatatatatatatatatatatatatatatacacacacatatatatgtatatatatatgtgtgtgtatatatatatatatacacacacacatatatatacatata contains:
- the LOC121654920 gene encoding uncharacterized protein LOC121654920 — encoded protein: MECLDPSLMFRNPDKCKNQMKSLVQTFLKDKQLAGGVTAGEAIVQQFESFLSVEARNEEFLDFQPFEKRLDTFLHGRLSRPYPAAWDFCQKLLLLSHGQASVERGFSVNKEVESENMQEDTIVTHRLICDYVAMHGGVTQVPLTKELMAAVGAARSKYRLFLDQERTRKEKESQSQKRKQTEESLEDLKKRKTSLEEVSVCLARDADALAEEAEGKAGSKMAQLLSKSNALRRAYKEKLAQLKSVETEIDAKRDELRRM